The genomic segment AGCCACCCATGCTATGGCTTTTGCATGCATATGAGTAGCATATCTCTATACTGCGTGTCTGTCCAAATGAGGGCCTGCAGCAGGGATTGCTTTGTGCTGCCGTACTTGGCAAAGATGCCAATGGGTAGGAGGCACCCCTCTCAAACAGACGAAAAGAGTGCAAGCAGATGTGGAGCccaataaaaatgctgaaaccAATCAGGTGGTTGTAAAGAGGGGAAGCTAATGAAACAAGGTGATATTGTCTAACCGTCCCCCCTGTTTTTCACATagtatgtatttttcattatccTGCACGCTTCATGGGAGCTCTCTGTTGTCTTCCTTGACTGGAAGGGACCATCTGGCCTAAGTCCAGTCCCACTGCAGACACCTAGCACACATACGTCCTTGCTTCTCCCTGCTTCCTTTGGGATCTGTCACAGTCTGCGGTTGTGTTTCCCACTGAATCACTAACAGGTTCCTCTCCTAAGTTGAGGTAGaccaaacattttcaaagctaGGTATCCCCTAAACTGCATTTAGAAACCTAAACTGCTGCTGGAGTTTCAGAGGTGTTGAATACAAAATGCCCTGTGCCTCTACTCTGTCTCATCTCTGAATATTTCTGAGTCTCCCACCCCTAGAGGAGGCCTTGGCTTTGCCAACCTCCATATTGGTCATGTTAGTGAGCACAGAATTTAGCTGTTACAAACCTTTTCTGGGATCTGTGGCCAGTGTCAGAGTACAAACAGCTACAGCAAAGCAAGATAATATTTAATCCTAGGAACTGGAGCAAAGTATAAGCGAACAAGAAGCTTGAAATGTTAAAAGTGTGAAAGTACTTGTTTATACACTGTAAGCTGTACGTTAATGGCTAATGGGTAGGACCCcatgtacattttatttctctggaaGCTCAGGCAGAATCTATCCCTTTTTAGTTCATTTGCTGCTGTCAGTCTCTTGGAAGCATGTCGTGGTCAGTAACCGGTCTCACCATTTCTGCTGAAGTCTGGATGCCCTCTGCTAAAAGACAATCCCAATATTGTCTCTACATGGTGCCCAGCCTGTTTCCCAGGAAGCTGCTTCTCTGGAGCTTGTTCTGGTCACATGGGTAGTTTCATAGTGGTTCTGCTGCTATGTAAACCAGTATAGCATGGGGATACTCAAGGAAAAGAGAACTTTGGTAGCACTGGTAGGTGATGCTGCTAGACTCCTCAGtcctgaaactggaaaaagggaGTATTGCACCACCACCAAGTGTTGAGGTACCACTGTGCATTGGGTAAAAGAGGCATGATAGGGACTTTGGGCAAAGGTTGCTTTCACCCACAGTAAAATCTCTGACTGGAACTCAACCGGTGAAATTTTCCATGGTACAAAGTTGCCAAATGACTTGAGTGCAGGAAGAGTCCCTCATCCTCTCTGAACTCTCTCCTCTACAAGCTGGTATTTCTCCTGGGTCCGTCCGTTGTCTCCATCCAAATGTTCACCTTTCCTACCCCAGCCTTGGCTTGTTCCCTCGttgcctgtcccctgcctcGGTTTGATGTCCTCTCTCCGTTGTTTTTGCTCCTCATCCCTGCCTGGGCTAGCTGGTGCAGGGTCTCTGCTGGAAGCCCTTGCTCCTGCGCATACCCAGGAATCaggccctggcagagcagtggtcCGCCTCCACTCCCTGTCTGTCTGCACCCCGGCTGATCATGTTGCTGGCACTGTGCTCCCCATGTGTGCCAGGAACCCCAGTGCTGCAGCTAAGGTAGATGCTGAGAATATACAGTCTGCAGCCTCTGGTGTgggaggaggcagcctgggCACTGTGACCCAGGGAGCACTTGGTGCCTCGCTCAGGGCTCCCTGGATGATGGCTACAGAATGGAGTAGGAATGCAGTGATGATAATTTCGGCTCTTTCATTCAGATCTCCAGAGACACTGCAGGTATGTTGGACACGTCCCTGGCTCTCTACCATCACGGCAGCGCTGTGCTCACTGGGGCTTGGACAGGCTGATGGCTTCGACTGTGGAGCCCCACGTGTCAGGGGAGGTGTTCTGTGTCCCTCGTTttccagagcaggggctgctggaggacttGCTGGCCTGCTCTCTGACGGTGCTGTTGCAGTGAGAGGAGTGCTGTGCCTCTCTTCCTCGGGACATTctgccaggggagcagctgtGGTGCAGTGTCTGTGGACTCCAGTGAGCCAGGAGAGGCGCTTGCTGGgtgttctgcttcttgtgcttcaGCCTCCCTGTCCAcgctgctggctgagctgcccTCTTCCTGGGGAAAAACCTGTGGGTCTGCGCAGAGGCTGGGGAACCTGGGGTTGATCCAGGAGCTGAGGATGATGATCTCTTCCTCTTCATGCCATCTCACAggattcctttctttcctgcctgGCTTTGATGTTTAGCTGTGTCTTTTGCCCTTGCTTCTCACccctgcctgggctggctgGGACAGGGGCTCTGCCGGCAGCCGTTGTTCCTTCACGTTCCTGGGGATCCTGGCAAAGCAGTGGTCCACCTGCTCTCCATGACTGTCTGGACCTCCACTGCTCTTGTTGGTGTCACTCTGCACCCTGTGTGTGCCAcgtcccccagggctgctggtaTAGGTTGTGTTCCCTGTTCGCTGCAAAGTGCCTGTGCACGTGGTGGGAGATTGCATCCCCAACTTTCCCAGGCCCTGGAAGCAAATCCCCCAAAAGCGGAGCGGTGGCGTCACGAGCGGAGCCCCGGAGGCAACCGCGACTGTCTGAAAGGCAGGCATCAAGAATGCGGACATgtcagaggaggagcagcaagaTGCTGTTGATTGCGCCACTCAGGCCTTGGCGAAGCACATCGAGAAGGGCATTGCTGCGCACATCAGGAAGGAATTTGACAAGAAATACAATCCCACTTGGCACTGCATCACAGGAGGGAACTGTGGCAGCTACGTGACTCCTGAGAGCAAGCACTTCACCTCCTTCTAGCTCAGCCAAGTTGCTATTCTTTTTGAGTCTGGTTAGAACCATGGGCTCCTCCTGACACTTGCATCTGGTTACAGGACTTTGCTGGCTCCTATGGCTGGTTACTTCAGCCTTCCTGAGGAAACAAACCTTGGTCTTCAAGGGCAATGGCAGGGATTATGCTATAGCAGAAGGTCTTACATTGTggatataaaaaggaaaaataccaaaaaaaaagtcttccttgtctttatttatttatttttcttaaaggtttCATCTTTGCTAGTAGAGCTGTTGGAGGAGTTTGGACTTTCAGAGTTCTCTAGCCATCTAcggaaaagaagcagcaagatgCTGTTGATGGTGCCACTCAGGCCTCCCTGCCCACACTGCTGGATGAGCTGCCCTATTTGTGGGGAAAGGCTTGTGGTTCCTCGCAGAGGCTGGGGAACGTGGGCTTGATCCTGGAGTTGAGGATGACATCGTCTTCCTCTTCATCCCATCCCACAGgacccttttctttcctgccccGGCCCAGGCTTCTCACATCCTTGCCTCTCTCCTGCCTGGGCTTGACGTTTTGCtctctgtgttgcttttgcttctcagcGCGGCCTGGGCTAGCTGGTGCAGGGTCTCTGATGGCAGCCGTTGTTCCTGCACATACCCGGGCTCaggccctggcagagcagtggtcCACCTCCTCTCCATGTCTGTCTGGACCCCGGCTGATCTTGTTGCTGGCACTGTGCACCCCATGTGTGCCGGGTCCCCCAGTTCTGCCGGTCATTGGCCATGTTCCCAGCTTTTAGCCATCGTCTTTGCCAGACCTCTGCCtgagggagaaggcaagacctcTGCCTTGCCTTCCTCGTGGCTCCCTCCTTGCAGGCTATGGCACTGGTAATGACACTGGGGACGAAGACCTTTACTTGGTTTTCCGTTTCTACGGcacgggctgcagggctgtttttgGCAGGGGgccaaaaacaccttcttcaatTCTGGggccctgctgtggggagaggtggggagcGGTGGCCTTTGGTCCCGGCTTGCTCAGCTCGCTGGTGCCCCTACAGGAAAGATGCTCCCTGAgtgcacagacagacagaaaagctgCTCCCCGACAGGGCAGCTCCTGACCCTTCCTCTGACAGCCCTGGCGGCCATTTGGCAGTTCTGCCTGCCCCCCGCGCCACAAGCTGGCTGAGGCCTAGGCCTGTCCGCAGCACGGCTGTCAGTGATGGCGGGCGGCACCTAGAGCCAAGAGGCCTTTCCTTTTCTTCGTGCTGAAGGAAACGTGCTGTCTGGAGCGAGCAGTGCCGCTTTTCTCCGCATTCCGGGGCTGTCATGGTAAGTGACATGGCCTCTCACTTTGAGGGCCCTGTTTTTCGTCAGCATTTGTGAGGGGCTTCTGCATCCCCCCCGCTCACTTGTTGCGGCCAGGGCTTCCCCCCAGGATGTCTGGGCAGGCCCATGCCGCTGGGCAGGCTCTGGGTGGGCCTCGTCCCCTGCAGGGGCAGGCGTCTGCCGCTGAGCCCACAGCCCAGGAGCGGCTCCTGCACTCgcggctgcccctgcccgggctgctgccgctgcttctggaaccttcctgcagcctctggcagCTGGCGCCTGCGTGGCGGCGGCTCGGTGGGCTTGGCAGCCCGGGATCTGCCCCTTGCTGCTCTGGCAATATGCACAAAAgaagagcccagctccagcagaaggacGGGATCCGTTCTGCCTGGCGCTTGTGTGGTGCCTGTGGCCAGAGTGGGCAGGCCAGCATGTCGCTGGGGCTGGCACTCAAGGCTTTCCCTCCTTGTTGGGAACTCCTTGGCTGGATTTCACTGAGCTCAGGGTGTTGGCTCTGCTCTTCGTAGCCCAGCTCTTCTTTAGAGGGCAagaaggagggagctgggacaaCCCCAAACACTGAGGCCATCGCCAGGGCTCTCCACAATGACACCGTCTGGCACCTGCTTGTGAGCAGTGGCCAAGGCAGGAGGGCCCAGCTTCTTGCTTGGAGAAGCCCCCGAAATACTGATCCGTGTTCctgatttcttgcttttcagggtGTCACAATACCTGGGCTGGGCGCCTTCTTTGCTGGTAAACAGCAGCGGTCCAGCGGAGAAAGACACTAAGAGCAGGCAATGTGAGAGCTggctcctggcagtgctggcaggtACAGCTTTTGCTCTACCTCTGAAAATGTCGCCCCATTAATCTGCAACTTTTGTCACCTTTACCCATCTGATTCTCTTACTCACCCCACTGCAGGGGAGTGAGCGAGCAGCTGTGGGGCTCATTTTATAACCTGTTGGGGTTAACTGACAGGAGATGGCAGCAGTGTTCAGGGCTGAGTTCATGAGGTGAGGACAGGTCTAAGGAAACCTCCGTTTTGGGGTCTCTTGCTGGAAAAGGCAAGTATTTGTGAGTACGTctccagcagcccagagccttcctcctttctcttcccttccttagTCTGAGCGAGAAGACTCACGTATGGAATGAACGTGAAAGGTGCTGGCACGTACAAGCTAAATAGTACTGGATAAAGGCGGCGGTAACCAGCCTCAGCCGTGCCGCATACGGGCTGTGAgaaatgggaagagaagagctggcagcagtctcctctgttctttcccatttctggcTGGGAACACGATAAGCCCATCGGGACAGTGCTTGTTTGCAGGGGCCGTGACAAttttgctgggctgggggaagccTCCCTGGGCCTCTGTGACACACGCAGACCACCCCCAGAGGACcagagccccagcagtgcctttggctgtgggcagcacatCCTTGCAGTGCACAGCAGGAGATGCGGTGATGCAGTATGGGGTGGGCACGTGTGCGCTGGGGAAACTCGAACCCGAGAATCACtgaggttagaagagaccttcaagatcatctggcccgagcatccccctaccaccagtatcacccactaaaccatgtccctgagcacacGTTTCGTGTGGAGGGACATTGGCCAGAAGAGGGGCAGAAAGCGCTTTGTGGGAGTTTGTTCCCAGGCTGcgcagcagcagccgcctgcGGAGGCTGCGTGCCCACGTGGTTCGGTCACAAAGTGGAAGGGGGCCGTGCTCCTGAAGCTCTGCTCGGGCTGCCGCTGTGCTCTTGAGGAGCTGCCTTGCAGGGAAGAGCCGAAGGCACTGGGAAGCAGCGGCCCTGCGTGGGACAAATCCACGAGTGCTCCCATCGTGTGCAGCAGCTGGCTCGTGTTCCCAGCTCTCACGCACCTTCAGACAATGGTGAGCCGTCAGGGGGTGCCTGAGGACCAGGCAGCTGCACAGCCCTCTCGAGCTGCAGTTcctcctggggacagggaccggGGGTCTCAGGACATGGGCAACGACTCCCGTGGtcaccagggctgtgctgcaggagcggGCTGGCTTGCAGCATGACCtctctttcccttgcttttcaggGATCGTGATCCAAGTTTGGGGTGCAGTGTCCCAGTGCATCCCAGCAACGCCTTGCACCTTCTGGCCGGCAGCGGCTCCTGGAAACGTCCCTCTCCGAGCTGTTGACGCCCTGATGGCTGCGTTGGCTTTCTGCCTGAGCAGCCCCGATGCCTTCGCTGGCAAGGGCATCCCTTCCTGGCCATGGTCTCACCCAGGACTGTCTCTCCTGCAGAGGTTAGGCACAACGGATTTGGCCACATCGCACCGAAGAGGTGTCCTCTCACAGCCAGGGTCTGGAGGAGTCATCGTCTTTCCCAGGTGAGGGTGCTGCGTCTGCAGCCCATGGCTGGCGTCAAGGCCAGGGCACTGCAACCACTGAGTGCGGTGGCCTGGAATCACACTGCTGTCCTCTTCTTGCTTCCAGGATTGGGCTCTACATCCCATCgggaagagctgcagggggaAATCCCGTTCAAAGTCCCGAGAAGCAGGCTGAAAAGAAGGGAGAGTCAAGGATGGGGGAAGACTCCAACAGAAAAGGTAACATGAGAGCAGTCTCGTGGCCGTCATGCCCAAGACGCCGCCCAGGAGTTTCTCTTACCAGCCCTCCTGTTGCCTCCTTACAGGGATGCCTACAGCTGACAAGAGCCAACTGCTCTCACGGCAGAGTCTCTCTCCTGCCAGACTCCCCAGGGTGACAGAGgaggcacagctggggcaggcagccaaGGAAAAAGAGCCTTCTCCCAGGTGAGGCTCAGGGGGAAAACGGAggaggcagcccctgggctcttGTCCTTGAGTCAGCGAGCGGCTTTCCTTGGACACGGGGACTTGGCCAACTCCACAGGGGTCCCGACACATGTCCCACCCACTGCCCTTTCCTTGCTGGGCAGCCGGTTGCTGAGCAAAAGCTGTAGCAGCAAATCCTCCTCTTGTGTGCTTGCAGAACGCCGACAGCACGTCAGGAGAGCTCCTCGAGGATggcagaagaggggaagggcaAGCGCTGTGCTGCGGCCTGGCCCCAAACTCAAGCCCCTGCCCGTGAGGCTCACCAGAGAGCAGGACAGGTAGCCACTGCATCTGTGTGCCCACTGCCGGGCTGTTTCACGGGTTGCCTTTGTGGAGATTTGATGTTTCTCTCTAAGCGTTGCATGCTCAGCACAAAGCATGTTTTTGCAGGCATTGCTCTCCTGCGCACACTGCCAGTGTACAGccagggaagcagctgctgcagcagctcagagcagaaggCCACGGTTGTTCACTCATCCAATGCAGCTGCAAGGGAGCCTCCGTTTTTTCGGGGAACTCCAGGCCTCTGGGTACAGCAAGGGACAGGCTTCCCCTATCTCtagttctctctctcccctctttgCTGGGAGGGTCTGGATGTGGGCATCTACTTCTCTGATTTGGCAGGTGGCTGCCACAGCTTGGGCCACGGCGTCTCCTTGGGCCAGACCTCAGAAAAGAGACACCGGTCCTCGCGGAGAGCTGCCGCCTGCTGGAAAAGCAAGACCAGGTTGTTCAGCAAAAGCTATAGCAGCAAATCCTCGTCTTGTGTGCTTGCAAGATGCTGGCAGTGCGTCAGGGGAGCTCCACAAGGATGGCAGAACAGGGATAGGGTTGTTACAAGGGTAGTGCTTCTGCAGATTTGACATTCCTCTAACCACTTCATGCCCTTCTCCACGGTAGGAAATAGGCTGCCTGTGCCGGCAACGAGGTGAGAGAACTCTGCAGGCATCgctggctgaggagcagctgaagaaagaaggggagggaCAGCACGTGTGGGCACAGTGCAAGGCTCGTGGCGAAAGGAATGGGAGAGAGAGGGCCTGGGTATGCCAAGTGCTTTCAAGCACTCCAGAAGGAACCTCTCTCGTCTCTCAGGGGGCCATGTGCACACTCTTCCCCTTTGAGCTCTGCCAGGAAGCTTCTCTCAAAGACAAAACCCTGCCCTTTCTGAGCCTTGTTTTCCTTCGTGAAGGACGAGGGCTCCTGCAAAGCCCACTGCCCTGAAAGTGTTCTTGCCCTTAGCTTCGGAGGCCGACGGCTGAGGCCTTTCACGCTGCCTTTCTGAGagaaagcaggctgcagggaagttTTCCCCTGAGCCTGGGGAAACCCTGAGGGGACCACTGCCCCACTGCCATGGGACAGCTCCCACATTAGCAGCCCCATCTAAAAACGTTCCTTGTTTCTGCTTCCCCTGTAGCAGAAGACGCAGATGGAAATGCAGAGCTTGCAGAGGGAGAGTGCTTCCTCCATGGCACCCGTGGACCTGAAAGAGTCTCTGCAGATGGTACCAGTGGACACGAAACAGCAGCATGTCCTCATCTCTCACCCCCCGGAGAAGAAGGCTGAGGCAGCTCCTCTGAGCAAATCAAGTGCCAAGTAAGTAAGTGTTGGCCAGCTCCCACAAAGGCCAGGAAAAGCTGAGCTGCATCAGGCTGCCCGAGGGATCCAGCATGCGggttgctcagctctgggctttGGCTCTCCATCCCCTGGCTGCTTCGGGGAGGCAAGGACCGTGGAgaggccctgcctccaggcGTCCCCCTGCAGACCCAAAGTCCTGAAGCTCCCCTGCAGCCGACAGTCACGTACCCACAGTGGAAgggggctgtgctccctgctcctggggctgggggcaggcagagctggggacctTCAGAGCCCACCTgagagtttttttctctgttgatgcagctgCACTTCAGTGTGGAGTGTGCAGGCAGGGAAAgttctggagaagagaaaggaggccCTGCAGGAAGACAGgagcaagagcagagctgtggacATCCGCGGGAAGACTGCGGAGGAGCTCCTGCTCTGGTAATCCTCTGCTGCAACAGCCTTCTTTCCACTAGCAACTAGgtgaggctgggggggagcCGGAGGAGGCAGCCCCTGCGCTCTTGTCTTTGACTCAGCGAGCTGCTTTCCTTGGACACAGGGACTCGGTGAACTCCACGAGGGTCCTGACACATGTCCCACTGACGGCAGTTCCCTGCTGGGGCACCGGCTTGGTGAGCAAAAGCTTTTGCCGCAAAACCTCCTCTGTTGTGTTTGCAGGCTGCCGA from the Aythya fuligula isolate bAytFul2 unplaced genomic scaffold, bAytFul2.pri scaffold_97_arrow_ctg1, whole genome shotgun sequence genome contains:
- the LOC116501750 gene encoding dynein light chain 1, cytoplasmic-like, producing MSEEEQQDAVDCATQALAKHIEKGIAAHIRKEFDKKYNPTWHCITGGNCGSYVTPESKHFTSF